In the Natrinema sp. CBA1119 genome, TTCGACGGAGTGGATATCGTTGTTTGGCGGAATCAGTTCGTAGTAGTCACCTCGTTCCATGCGCTCGGTCCGAATCCGTTCGAGCTCCGCCTCGCCTTCGTCGTTCGTTGCGTCATCGACCCGGCGGTAGAAGTCTTCGCGTTGCGTTCCACCGTAGATTCCGACGAGTCCCCAGGCGAGATGATCGTGGACCGGCGTCGAGGCGCCCGGCGGAAGGACGAGTGTGAACACCGACAGTTTGTTTCCCTCCCGGTACAGCAGCCACTGGGCGATGTCCTCTCCCATGTTGCCCTTGTCGTCCACGTCGTCCATGGCGAGTTCTTGATACCGTTCAGCAAGCCAGTCATCGTCCGCGAGGAGTTCCTCGAACGGGTCCGCCAGCGACTCGAGCAGCGCGGGAACCTCTTCGTGCTCGTCGGCGGTCGCTTTCACCGTTGCGACGAATTCTCGCAGTCGATCGTTATCGTAGATGAACTCCGGTTCGGGGTCCGATTCGGGTGACGCCATCGTACTGTGGTGGATGTCATCAGTGACCATAAACGCTCGCCCGTCGTCCCACAGCGGATCGGCAGGATCGGCCCTGTTGCCTCGCGAAGACCGGACGGAAGCAGGAGCATCTCGAGACGAACGCCGTCGCGATCCGATGCCGTCTCTCACGGTGACGAACAGAATACTTATCATTGCGACACGGTAACGACCCGTCGTGAGAAATAGCTCTTTCAGGCCCCTCTCCGCGTTCAGGAACGGCGTGCTCGAACTATGGAGTGGCGGACGCGGAAAGGTACTCACCGCGGTCGCCGGCGGCTGGTTTCTCTCCGTCGGCGTGCGGATGATCTATCCGGTCATGCTCCCGTCACTACGGTCGGCCTACGGACTTAACCTGACGACCGCCGGACTCCTGCTGACGGTGTTGTTCCTCGCCTACGCGTTCGGCCAATTTCCGGGCGGTGTCCTCGCGGATCGTTTCGGAGAGCGATTCACGCTCACGGCCAGCGCGGTGATCTCCGCCGGAACGCTGACCCTCGTCATCACCGCCAGATCCGCGATCGTCCTCTTCGTCGCGACGGCGCTGTTCGGGTTCGGAACGGCACTGTATGCAGTCGGTCGATACACCGTCCTCTCCCGGCTCTACTCGGAGCGACTCGGCGCTGCGAACGGTGTGACGGCCGCTTCACAGGACGCCGGCCAGTCGATCCTTCCCCCGATCGCCAGCGTGCTCGCGGCGACGTACCTCTGGACGTACGGATTCGGTTTCGTGATTCCGCTGTTCATACTCGCGGCCGTCGCCCTCTGGCTCGTCATTCCGATTCGTTCCACGAGTACGTCGAACGGCGACTCGGGCTTCAGTCGGGACGACCTCACGGAACTCAGATCGGCGTTGAGACGGCCGACGATCGTCTCCGCGACGGCGGCGTTGATCCTCGGCCTCGTCGTCTGGCAGGCCTTTACGAGCTTCTACCCGACGTATCTGATCGAGGAGAAAGGGCTTTCGGCGACCGTCGCCAGTCTCCTGTTTGGGACGTTCTTCGCGCTCGGCATTTGTATCAAGCCGCTCTCCGGGGTGGCGTACGATCGATTCGGCATCCGGCGGTCGCTCGTGATCGTCGCGAGCGGTCCGACGATCGCCCTCGTCATGTTGCCGTTCGTCGACGGACTCTGGGGTCTCGTCGCGGTTACGGCGCTCGTGAGCACCCTGCTCGGCTTCGCGACGGTCCTCGAGCCGTCGTTGCTTCGCTCCCTCCCTGCGGATATCCGCGGCACGGGGTTCGGAATTCTCCGATCCATCGGGTTCACGATCGGCGCGATTAGCCCCGTGCTGTTCGGAGCGGCGGCAGAACGCGGCTTCTTCGACGAGGGGTTCACGATACTGGCCGTCTTCGCGGCCGGAATGCTCCTCCTGGCGTTTCGAATTCCCGAGAATTAATGCTCGTTGCCACGACCGGTACTCGGTAACCGTCCGCCGCATGGGACACGGTAATCGCTCGCCGCACCCGAGTCGGAGAACTGCACACAGAGAGCGGGTCCCTCGTATCGGCCGGAGACGCCGAAACACTTCCCAAGACATCACGATTGACTCCGGTTCACCGTGTGCTGATCGACGGCGTCGCCTCGAGGGATCACAATATAGTAGCCACTGAAATGATTCACACACTGATCGCACAGCTGTCGGTCGATCAGGCGTACAATGACTTGCAGTGGCTACTATAGGGCAGCGGCTGATCGGCCGTTCTTGGACAAAACCGGAACCTGATCGTCGATTGGCGACGCAACGTTCGTTCCGAGCGCTTCGCATCACAGATCGACGCCGCTGACTCAGTTCGACGACGAGGACATAATACTTTTACCCCGTTCCACCGATGTGAGACTGATGGCCCAACTCCTCAGCGACGCTGTCACGCTGACCGAAAGTCAGCAGTTGGTACAGACCAGCGTCCGCGACGTTTGTTCGAATTTCGACCACCAGTACTGGCGTAACCAGGCCGAAGCGGGCGATTATCCCCGAGAGTTCGTTGATACGCTTGTCGACCACGGATGGATGGGTGTCCTCATTCCCGAAGCGTACGGCGGTGCCGGAATGGGGACCCGGGAAACCGTCGTCATGATGGAGGAAATTGCCGCGAACGGCGGCGGATTCAGTGCCGCGCAGGCGGTCCACGGCGGCGTGTACAACTCCGTCCCCATCGTCGAGTACGCCAGTGAGGAACTGAAACGTGACCTGCTTCCCCGGGTCGCGGACGGCGAGGCGTCGATTCAGGCGTTCGGCCTGACCGAGCCGAACGCGGGCTCGAACTCGACGGCGATCGAAACGCGCGCGGAAAGCGACGGGGACGAGTACGTCATCAACGGCCAGAAGATCTGGACCTCCCGCGTCGACGTCTCCGACTACATCGTCCTCGTCGCGCGAACGACGCCGCTCGAGGACGTCGACAAACGAACGCGTGGAATTTCGATGTTCCTCGTCGACATCGATGACGCCATCGAGCAGGGGGCACTCGAGATGGAGCCGATCCCCAAGTCCGCCAGCGACTTCGTTCACTCGTTCGAACTCTGGTTCGACGACCTTCGCGTCCCCGCCGAGAACCTGATCGGCGTCGAGGGCGAGGGGTTCTATCAGGTGCTGGACGGCCTCAACGAGGAACGGCTCGTCATTGCCGCCGAGTGCATCGGGCTGGGTCGGCTGGCGCTCGAGCGGGCGGTCGACTATGCCAACGAGCGAGAGGTGTTCGACCGCCCGATCGGTTCGAATCAGGCGGTCCAGCACCCGCTCGCGGAGGCATACGCGCGGTTGCAGGCGGCCAAGCAACTGACGTACAACGCGGCCGACCGAGCGGCCTCAGACGAGGATGTCGATCTCGGCGCGTACGCGAACGCGGCGAAGTTCCTCGCGGCCGACGCGGCCTACGAGGCGGCCGACGCCGCGGTCCAGACCCACGGCGGATTCGGCATCGCGACGGAGTACGATGTCGAGCGTTACTTCCGCGAAGCCAGACTGACCCGGCTCGTGCCGATCACCCAGCAACTCGCCCTGAACTATCTCGGCGAGAACGTGCTCGGCCTGCCGCGCTCGTACTAATTGAAACACGACTCACGATAGAACCCCCATGACGGACCACAGCGAGACAGCGGACGACAGCGAGGAACCGACAGACAAACGACTCGTCGAGGGCTGGCACGGCCGATACTACGAGGATTTCACGGTCGGTGATGTCTACAAGCATCCCTTCGGCCGGACCGTCACCGAGACGGACAACGTCTGGATGACGAACGTGACGATGAACCTCAACCCGATGCACTTCAACGAGGCTTACGCCGCCGAGACCGAGTTCGGCGAGCGACTCGTCAACGGTCTCGTCGTCATCTCGACGGCCGTCGGAATGAGCGTCGTCGACGTTTCGGTCAACGCCACTGCGAATCTCGGCTACGACAATATTCGTCACCACAGCCCCGTCTTCCACGGTGACACCCTCTTCGCCGAGAGCGAGGTCCTGCACAAGCGAGAACTCGAGTCCCGCGACCACGTCGGCATCGTGGAAACCGAACTCCGGGCGTACAACCAGCACGACGACCTCGTACTCAGCCTCGAGCGCACGCCGATGGTGCTGAAACGGGCACACGCCGATCCCTCTGCCGCGGAGCCGCCGGGCTGGCCGGAGGGGATCGGAACCCAGCCGGAGGACCTCTAAGCATGTTCGCACTCGACGACATCACGGTTCTCAGCCTCGAGAACGGGATCAGCGCGCCGCTGTGCACCCGGATGCTGGGTGACTTCGGTGCCGAGGTGATCAAGGTCGAACGACCGGACGTGGGGGACGTAAACCGCCACTGGGATTCTGTCGTGTACGGTGATTCGTCCGCCCACGCGTGGGTCGATCGGAACAAACTGAGCGTCGAACTGAATCTCAAGAACGAGTCGGGGACCGCTATCTTCCACGAACTGGCCGAAGAGGCCGACATCGTCGTCCAGAACTCGTCGCCCGGCGTTGTCGAACGACTCGGCGTCGGGTACGACGACATCAGGCAGACTACCGAGGATATAATCTACCTGAACATCTCCGGCTACGGCCGGGACGGCCCCTACAGCGATCGGAAAGCCTACGATATGGTTATGCAGGGCGAGACCGGGCTGATTCCGATGAACGGCTCGCCGGACGCGCCGGCGAAGATTCCCCTGAGCGTCTGCGACATCAACGCCGCGACCTACGGAACGATCTCGACGCTCCTCGCGCTCTTCCACCGCGAACGCACCGGCGAGGGCCAGGAACTTGACGTCACGATGTTCGGCGGGATGCTCTCGTGGCTCGGCTACTTCCCGCACAAGTACTGGCACAACGACGAACTGCCCGAGCGGATCGGAATGCGCCACCACCTGCTGACACCCTACGGACCGCACGAGACGGCCGACGAGCAGTACGTCAACTACGCCATCCTCAGCGAGGCGCACTGGGAACTGCTCTGCGAGGGCGTCCTCGAGCGTCCCGACCTGCTCGAAGACGAGCGGTTCGCAGACAACGAACGCCGGGTCGAGAACCGCGACGTTCTCGAACCGATGATCGAGTCCCTCATCGCGGAGGAGTCCCGCGATTACTGGGCCGAACGGTTGACCGAGGCGGGTATTCCGTGGGGTGACGTGAACCAGCTCGACGAGGTGCTCGACCATCCGCAGACCGAGCATCTCGAACTGGTCAAAGAGCTCGAAACGGAGGACGGCCCGGTGCCGTACATCGACAATCCGATCGACTCCGACTCACTCGAGTTCGCGGCCGAGCCGATGCCCGATCTGGGCGAGGACACTGACGACGTGCTCGGGGCGCTGGGGTACTCGGACAAGGAGATTGAGCTGCTGCGTACGGAAGACGTAATTTAGGCGGAGGGACGTGCTCCAATCGGAGAGACCACCCTGCACGTTCGCTCGCGCCGCGGAAGGTGCGATCGACGATACTCACGATTGAACGGCTCCGCAACCGTTCCGGCAGATTCGATCGTTTGGCGTTTCTTTATGCTTCTCGTCGTCGAGGCGGGGCCCTGTTCAGCCGAGTCAGCGTCGACGACCTCGAGTTGCGGAGCGTCGACGACCTCGATCAGCGAGGGAAAGCGGTCGGGTACGACCTCCAACCGGAAGCGATGCGACCGAACAGCTGGGTGTTTGAACAAGGGGACACCGGCAACCGCCATCACCACCGCGAGCAGGAGGAGCTGTACCTCGCCTTCGACGGCCGGTTCCGACTAAAAATCGGCGACGAAACGATCGAACTCGAGGCCAAAGACGTCGTGGTCGTCTCGCCGGAGGAGTGGCGGCAGGTGACGGCGCTCGAGGACGGAACGCTGTTCGTCGGTGCACCGAACGTCGCGGACGATGGCGTTTGCGAGGACGACTGAGACGGTCGCACAATCGGGAAGAGGCGGTAGAGCTGTCTCGAGACGGCACCTCCCGCATTCATCGAAAACGATCCCACAGTTGAGTTCAGTACCCCAGATCGAGAACGGAGTTGCAGACGACGGCTCCGAACGCGAGTGCGCAGAGTCCCGCCAGGACGCTGTACGATACGCCCCACCCGAACAGATCGGCGAGGAGGCCGACACCGAACGATCCGGTTGAGCCGAAGACCACGTACACTGTCCGGACGAGTCCGAACCCCGCGCCCCGCTCGTCGTCACCCAGCACGTCCATGAATCGCGGTTCCAGCGAGGCGAAAAAGCTCGAGCCGATGCCGAACAACAGGACACCGAGCGCGACCGCGACGAGACCGGGACCGGCAACGAACAGCGCGAGCCCGCCCGCTCCGGCGATCAGGCAGGTCGCGACAGCGAAGTCTCGGCCGACTCGATCTGAGAGGACGCCGACGCCGATCTGAGCGCCGCCCCTGACGACGAAGTACGCGGAGAAAACGAGACCCGCCAGCGCCGGTGACTGCGCGCGGTGTTCGACGAGAAACGTCGGCAGAAACGTGACGATTCCGTTGACCGCGAACGTCGCGATGATCGCGATGAGAAGGGTGAAGGCGATCTGCGGTCTCGAAAGATACTCCAGGAGCGGAGCGATGGCGAACTGCTCCCGCATCGATCGCTCGGGGTGGCGCGGCTCGGTGGGCCGGATCCGCCACGTGAAGAGTACGAAGATCGGAACTGCGACCAGGACGGCCAGCGCGACGGCGGGCCGCCACCCGTACCGAATACCCACCCAGGAGGCCATGACCGGGGCGAGCAGGCCGGCCAGGGGCGCTCCGAAGGAGTGGAGGCCGAGCGCGGTCCCGATATCGTCGTAGGTGCGAGAGAGCAGCGTCGTCGCGACGCTGTAGTGAAGGCCGGCAACGCCACCGAGGAGGACGACGCACGCGGCGAACACCACGAACAGGGGCGCGATAGCGGCCAGGAGACTAGTAACTGCCGTCCCGCCCACCGCGACCGCGATAATGCGTTTCTCACCGAAGCGTTCCGCGAAGACGCCGCTCGGGAACTGCGTCAGCCCGTAGGCGATCCACATGCCGGAAAGCGAGATCCCGATCTGCGTGTTCGAGACGTTGAAATCCTCGATGATGAACGGAACAACCGGGCTGACGAGTAGACGGGCGAAGTACGTCACGAAAAACGCGAACATACAGAGGACGAGGACCGTGTGACGATATTTCCAGTCCGTTCTCGAGTTCATCTGCTATCGGCATTCAGTCGAAGCTATATGGATGTGATGGATCCGCTTCGAGTCCGACCGATCGGCCGTTAGTTGGCGTGACCGCGATCGAGATCACTCCGCTCGAGACCCCGGATGAGGTGAGTAACGAGTTCGTTGACCGGCACGTCAACGTGCTCTTCGCGGGCGATTTTGACCAGTGCACCGTTCTACTCCGTCGATTTCGATTCTCCGCTCTGCGCGCACGTCCTGGAGCACACTGGACCGGTGAGTCGACTCGAATCGACTGATCGTCCCAGTTCGGGTCATCGCGTCGACGGCCGACTGGCGGTGGTGGAGCAACCACACGTCGTGTCCGATGGCCCGTAGTTTCCCACCGAAGAAACAACCGAGCGCACCGGTTCGGATGACTGCGATCCCTACGACTAGCCCCTCGATTGCCAGTGGTTTACTCGCCAGAGTCTGCTCTCTCCCTAGAGAACGAAGTACGTTGAGCGCCGCGGGCAGAACTGTGATTGGCGCGAACGGACACCACCGATCGTTCTGCATTACGGAACGAGGACTCAGTTCGCAACTTTTATTCCTGCACCATATTCTTCGAGAAGAATTTCTATTCGAGCCGTGGGACGGGTCGGAGAGCATCGACGCTATGAATTACATCTATACGATTGTAAATGTCTGGTACTTTCGATGATCGGAGTGTGATACCAACACCTATCGTGTTCTGCATTGAGGAACACCGGCGTAACGGGATTATATCGCAGGTACCCGATCGATGAGACGGTATCTGGAGAAGTACGAAGAGAACGCAGGGAGACTCCGGTTCCGTATTGCGGAACGACGGGGAACCCGGATCGGAGACCGGCGATAGCGCCGCTCGAGAGCGCCACCGCGGAACCGTCGTAGCTACTGAGAAAGGGTAGAAGCGTGGGCGCGAAAAGAGGGCCCACCGGTTTCCAACTGCTGGGACGGTCAGTAGAACGTGTCGCCGTTCTTCGCCTTCTCGACGAGCAGGTCACACGGGAGCGTTTCGGCGAGTTTGTTCGTGTCCTCGTGTCGGCTGGCGACTTCGGTCAGTTTCTCGACGACGACGTCGAGGCCGACCTGGTCCGCCTTTTCGAGCGGTCCGACCGGCCAGTTACCGCCGAGTCGAGCGCCGGTGTCGATATCTTCGACGCTCGCGACGTCGTTTTGGACCATCTTGGCCGCTTCGTTGACGATCGGGGCCCAGACGAGCAGCGTATCGAAGCCTTGGCCCGCGTCGACCGAGATCTGCGGTTCGTCACGTTCGTCGTAGTCGTAGTAGCCCGCGTCGGCCTTGCGTCCGTATCGCCCCTTTTCGTACAGCTGATGCAGAATGGGGCAGACCTCCGTATCGTAGGACATCGGTCGATCGTCCTCGAGGTGGTCCTGTTCCCCTTCGATTCGAACCTGTATCCCGCCCGTGAAGTCGGCGAGTTCGAACGGCCCCATCGGGAATCCCTCTTTGAACTTCATCGCGGAGTCGATCTCCTCGATCGCGTATTCGCCGCGATAGACCATCCACGCGGGGCCTTCACCGTAGGGACGCATCAGTCGATTGACGATGAACGAGGGAATGTCGATCTTACACCGGATCGGCGTTTTGTCGAACGATTCGATGAGCGCTTCCGCGGTGTCGCCGACGGAATCGGGCGTGTGTTCGGTCATAATGACCTCGACCAGATCCATCAGCATCGGGGGATTGAACCAGTGCGTTCCGACGACCTGTGACGGGCGATCGGTCACTTCGGCGAGCCGGGTGATGTTGAGCCCCGACGTGTTCGTCGCGAGGAGGGCCTCCGGCGGTGCGACGTCATCGAGATCCTCGAAGATATCCTCTTTCACCGACTGCTGCTCGACCGCCGCCTCGGTGACGAAGTCCGCGTCGCCGACTGCCTCCTCGAGATCGGTCGTGAACTCGAGTCGGTCGATCGCACCGTCGACTTCCGCCTGGGTCGCGTTCCCGCTTTCGACGGTCTTCTCGTACGACCATTCGATCTCCTCTCTGGCCTCCACGAGTTGTTCTTCGTCGATGTCGTTGACTGTGGTCTCGTAGCCGGATAACGCGGCGACGGCGGCGATTCCGCGTCCCATTTGACCGCTCCCGATCACTGCGACAGTCTCGATGGTGTCACTATCTACTACCATGTGCAGTCGGTTCCCAACGCGGATAAAAAAGTGTACCGTTCAGAGAAGACAGACGACGAATTTCCGACTCTATAGTAGTCACTGAAACGAATTACACACTATCACGGAAAGGCGATGGATGACGTTCGACTCCCTGAACGGGTATGGGACGTTCTGCGTGGTCGTCGACGAGGAATACTCGCCGGAACATTACTCGGCCGAGACATTGTGCGGTCGTCTGCGACGAACGTGAGGGACTGCTCCGGGAACGTTCACGTGAGGGGTGGAAGTCTTTTTTGGAGATGCGAATATGGTGTTCGCGAACCGCTATAGACCGTTCGACCGCCGGTTCGGGTGTGAATGAATCCTGTCCGAACGAGGTGGACGGGTTACCTCTCGCCGAACGATGGCATCGTACCGAACAGTATCCAATGGGGATTCGGAAATCGTCCTGTACCGTCTCGAACCAGTAACGCGGTCGGAAATACTCCCCGTTAATTTCCCAGCTTCGAGCCCAGTCGGGCGATTTCAACGCGCTTATTTTCGAACGCGAGGAGACAGATAATACCAACTACTGCAGCGCCCTGAATCACCAATGGACCCCACATTCCGACCCCGGAAAGGGCCAGGTAGAGTCCCCGGTGCGGGAGGGAGATCGTACGCTGTCCATTGAATCCGGTCGTTGCGACCGTGAGAGACGCTATACTCACGAAAACGAGGCAGGCAGCGACGATCGTTTCGGGGAACGACCAGTAGAGGAGGCTGTCGTTCGTCACGAACGCAAACGGAATGACGAATCCGGGTGCACCGATCCGGAGCGCCTGTTTGCTCGAGGTGAGGAAAGACGCATCGGCGATCTTCGATCCGATCGCAACTGCGATTGCCACGGGGGGTGTGATCGCCGAAAGCATCGCGAAGTAAAAGACGAACATATGCGCCGTGATTTCTCTCACGCCGAAGCCGACCATCGCTGGCGCGACGAGAATGACGACCAGAATATAGGCGGCCGGTGTGGGCATTCCCAGCCCGAACATGATGCTGGTAATCGCAGCGATGAGCAGAAGGAATACGAAGATGCCACCAGCGAGACCGACCATCTGGGCGCTGATCTTCTGCGTGAGCCCCGTCTGGGTTACCATGCTGAGCACGATTCCGAGAGATGCCAACACGCCGACTAACGGGGCTACGTCGACGCCCCCCTGTCTGAAACCGTGTATCGTTTGTTTCGTCGTTTCAGCAGCGACGGATAGCGATAGCCCGTCAGTCATGAAGTTTCTCACATAGACGGTTCCGATTAATGCGATCGTGGAGTATAGCCCGGCTCCGAGCGGCGTGAGACGCATGACGGCGAGCGTATACGCGAGCACAGTCAGCGGAACCAGAAAGTGAATACCGGACAGGAGGACACTCTTGTCGAATTTTCCGGTGTTGGGGACCGTCCATCCGTATTTGAGTAACACTAGATGGACAGCGATGAAGACGCTGAAGTAGAACAACGCTGCAGGGAGAATTCCAGCCTGAATCACGCGAACGTATGATATGCCGAGCATGTCCGCCATGAGAAACGCTGCGACTCCCATCACTGGCGGAAGCATCTGTCCACCGGTCGATGCGACGCTCTCGATCGCGGCAGCGAAGTCTTTCCTGATCCCCTGGTCTTTCATCATCGGGATGGTAAAGCTGCCCGTCGTCGCAGTGTTGGCCGCGGCACTACCCGTGATCGACCCCATCACCATGCTCCCCACGACGGCGATATGGACAACGCCACTTTTGAGTGATTTCTGGGTTTCCTGTGAGGCGTCGATAATGAAATCCATCAGTCCGTACACCTTTGCGATCCCGGCGAACATAATGAAAATCGCGACCCACGTCGAGCCGACAGTGAGGATAAACCCATAGACACCGGATAATCCAATCGCACCGTTACGGCTGATCTGCTCCCATCCAAGGCCGCTGTGACCGAATACTCCTGGGAGAAGGGGCCCGATCATCGTTGTCGCGTACAATAACGATCCCGCAACGACGGCTGCAATCGCCTTTCCGTACGCGCGATACGTTGCATCTACCGCGAGAAGGATAATAACGACTCCGATAAGGAGGTCCGTCTGTGACCAGCCCATGATCGGTGCGTCGCTCAACAATCGATCGAAGTTGTGTTCGACGTAGGCGGTCGCACCCACTGCAACAATCGCGAGCAGGAGACAAACAACTGGGTTGGCTCGAGTAATTACGGGACGAACGTTTCTTCTCCAGATCGTACTACTCCGGTCAAACCATCGCTGCAGTCGGCTACTGACTACGTCGATTTCATCGGTCAAAACGCGTTTTCCCCCCTTCCCAGAAGGATCGGCTACAGTTTCCCCGCTATCGTCGATCGCCTCCTCGATCTCTCGCATGTAGAAGAGGAAGAGACCCATCCCGAGGAACAGATTCGAGAACCGAAGTCGACTCATCGGTAACGCGTATGCGAAGTAGAGTGTGGCTACCGTTAGTGCGACTCCGGATGCAAATATTACGCCTCGGAGGAGCGACAGTGCATGTGCTGATCGGCTGGATACGGACATATGTGATTAGTGTGTAATCGCTTCGCTCAGTTATTCGTCGGCTCGACCGCCTTTTGCGAGGTCCCACATGTCGTTCTCCTCGTAGAAATCGGCGGCCGCCGGATGGAACGGGACGGTTTCATAGGAGTTCTCTACCCAATGGGTTGGATCCTCGTGGAAGGAGAGTATATTATGGTAGTCACTCAGTGATTCTCGGTTCTCGTACATAACACTGAGTGTTTCGTAAATAGCGTCGTACCCCACATCGTTACGAGTAACGAAGTTGAAATTTGCAGTTGGCACCATCAGTTGATCCTCTGGGACATTAGCATAGCCCTCAAACTGAGTCATATCCACTTCGACCATCGAAATGAGCGGATCCGATTCCATCTCAGAGACGGCGTTATCCGGCCACTTCAACACACTGAGGTCGACCGTGCTCTTCTGTTCTTCGACGTACGAACCTTCGATCGCGCCATTCATCAGCGGAACGATACCCACA is a window encoding:
- a CDS encoding TRAP transporter fused permease subunit, translating into MREIEEAIDDSGETVADPSGKGGKRVLTDEIDVVSSRLQRWFDRSSTIWRRNVRPVITRANPVVCLLLAIVAVGATAYVEHNFDRLLSDAPIMGWSQTDLLIGVVIILLAVDATYRAYGKAIAAVVAGSLLYATTMIGPLLPGVFGHSGLGWEQISRNGAIGLSGVYGFILTVGSTWVAIFIMFAGIAKVYGLMDFIIDASQETQKSLKSGVVHIAVVGSMVMGSITGSAAANTATTGSFTIPMMKDQGIRKDFAAAIESVASTGGQMLPPVMGVAAFLMADMLGISYVRVIQAGILPAALFYFSVFIAVHLVLLKYGWTVPNTGKFDKSVLLSGIHFLVPLTVLAYTLAVMRLTPLGAGLYSTIALIGTVYVRNFMTDGLSLSVAAETTKQTIHGFRQGGVDVAPLVGVLASLGIVLSMVTQTGLTQKISAQMVGLAGGIFVFLLLIAAITSIMFGLGMPTPAAYILVVILVAPAMVGFGVREITAHMFVFYFAMLSAITPPVAIAVAIGSKIADASFLTSSKQALRIGAPGFVIPFAFVTNDSLLYWSFPETIVAACLVFVSIASLTVATTGFNGQRTISLPHRGLYLALSGVGMWGPLVIQGAAVVGIICLLAFENKRVEIARLGSKLGN